The following are encoded in a window of Halosolutus halophilus genomic DNA:
- a CDS encoding universal stress protein gives MYDRILLPTDAEKGTELATEHAIALAEHADADLHLLYIVDSDVYSSYTGDEYVHEFEGLEAALEQVGEDALEAAADAAREAGLEPTVAVRHGRPHEEILDYAADEDVDLLVMGSKERSGEYRRLLGSVTDRVARLASRPVTIVKTPVEE, from the coding sequence ATGTACGATCGGATCCTCCTGCCGACGGACGCGGAGAAGGGGACGGAACTGGCGACCGAACACGCGATCGCCCTCGCCGAACACGCGGACGCCGACCTTCACCTGCTGTACATCGTCGACAGCGACGTCTACAGTTCGTACACCGGGGACGAGTACGTCCACGAGTTCGAGGGCCTCGAGGCTGCGCTCGAACAGGTCGGCGAAGACGCGCTCGAGGCTGCGGCCGACGCCGCACGGGAGGCGGGACTCGAGCCGACGGTGGCCGTCAGGCACGGTCGGCCCCACGAGGAGATCCTCGACTACGCCGCCGACGAGGACGTCGACCTGCTTGTCATGGGATCGAAGGAGCGATCGGGCGAGTACCGTCGCCTCCTCGGCAGCGTCACCGATCGCGTCGCGCGGCTGGCCTCGCGGCCGGTGACGATCGTCAAGACGCCGGTCGAGGAGTGA
- a CDS encoding DMT family transporter has translation MTSATAEVVALALIPALLWGFTPIFDKRGMAAGGGSVQASLVVVVVDSAIYWLVIAALDGRSAFAGLTTEAIAIFGFAGVVGTALGRITIFVGVDKVGASLNSAILSTRPLFATLIALVFLGEPLGPVTGAGILVLVAGLAILTVSKGGDIGGWQPRDLLWPIAAAATFAVANVSRRYGMTETPLSALEAVTINETVGLIALVAFVVATDGLDVLDRPRESYQYFVGSGLLTTVAMLSLMAALGLDAGRIAIVDPLVATAPLFTLLFAAVLLRDLERVTKGVVAGATLVVVGVALITV, from the coding sequence GTGACGAGCGCGACCGCCGAGGTCGTCGCCCTCGCGCTGATCCCCGCTCTCCTCTGGGGATTCACGCCGATTTTCGACAAGCGCGGAATGGCCGCGGGCGGTGGCTCCGTCCAGGCGTCGCTGGTCGTCGTGGTCGTCGACTCGGCGATCTACTGGCTCGTCATCGCTGCGCTCGACGGCCGATCGGCGTTTGCGGGACTCACGACGGAGGCGATCGCGATCTTCGGGTTCGCCGGCGTCGTCGGGACCGCGCTCGGGCGGATCACGATCTTCGTCGGCGTCGACAAGGTCGGTGCGAGTCTCAACAGCGCGATCCTCAGCACGCGCCCGCTGTTCGCGACGCTGATCGCGCTCGTCTTCCTCGGCGAACCGCTGGGCCCGGTGACGGGAGCCGGAATCCTCGTGCTCGTCGCCGGCCTGGCGATCCTCACCGTCTCGAAGGGCGGCGACATCGGCGGCTGGCAGCCCCGCGATCTGCTGTGGCCGATCGCCGCCGCCGCGACGTTCGCCGTGGCGAACGTCAGCCGTCGGTACGGAATGACCGAGACGCCGCTCTCGGCGCTCGAGGCGGTCACGATCAACGAGACGGTAGGGCTGATCGCGCTCGTCGCCTTCGTGGTAGCCACCGACGGCCTCGACGTCCTCGATCGACCGCGGGAGTCCTACCAGTACTTCGTCGGCAGTGGGCTGTTGACCACCGTCGCGATGCTCTCGCTGATGGCGGCGCTGGGACTCGACGCGGGTCGGATCGCGATCGTCGATCCGCTGGTCGCGACCGCGCCGCTGTTCACGCTGCTCTTTGCGGCCGTCCTGTTGCGCGACCTCGAACGGGTGACGAAAGGTGTCGTGGCGGGTGCCACGCTGGTCGTCGTCGGCGTCGCGTTGATCACGGTCTAG
- a CDS encoding YbhB/YbcL family Raf kinase inhibitor-like protein — protein sequence MIGALTSALDDADPLTVTSPDFEYGTRLPDWTGFTNENENPELRIDGVPDAAESLLVTMIHPEAAEVVDHPWIHWLAWGIDPDTEALPRNGITDDAIEGYNDFLRQGWGGPSPPPGRTETYRFRVYALDLDLDVPPETRRARIASTIGLEGAVLAAGELTGQYSAEQGSVFNTEGPSGLRP from the coding sequence ATGATTGGGGCACTTACCTCGGCGCTAGACGACGCGGACCCGCTCACGGTCACCAGTCCCGATTTCGAATACGGCACGCGACTCCCCGACTGGACCGGCTTCACCAACGAAAACGAGAATCCCGAACTCCGGATCGACGGCGTCCCTGACGCGGCCGAGTCCCTCCTCGTGACGATGATCCACCCCGAGGCGGCCGAGGTCGTCGATCACCCCTGGATTCACTGGCTGGCCTGGGGGATCGACCCCGATACGGAGGCGCTCCCGAGAAACGGGATCACCGACGACGCCATCGAGGGGTACAACGACTTCCTCCGGCAGGGGTGGGGTGGCCCGTCTCCACCGCCCGGGCGGACCGAAACCTACCGGTTCAGAGTCTACGCGCTCGATCTCGATCTCGACGTCCCACCCGAGACGAGACGGGCCCGAATCGCCTCGACGATCGGTCTCGAGGGGGCGGTCCTGGCCGCTGGCGAACTGACCGGACAGTACAGCGCCGAGCAGGGGTCCGTCTTCAACACCGAGGGACCGAGCGGGCTCCGTCCGTGA
- the serA gene encoding phosphoglycerate dehydrogenase, producing the protein MKVLVTDPIADAGLDVLRDAGHEVETGYELEGEELLAAVSDANGLIVRSGTEVTDDVLEAGEDLVIVGRAGIGVDNIDIEAATDEGVIVANAPEGNVRAAAEHTVAMTFATARSIPQAHIRLKNGEWAKSDYLGAELDGKTLGIVGLGRVGQEVAKKLDSLGMDIVAFDPYISEERADRLGAELVDFEPCLERADFLTIHTPLTPETEGMIGAEELDLLEGGHLVNVGRGGIVQEDALAAKVEDGTLAGAALDVFAEEPLPADSPLLEHDDVIVTPHLGASTEAAQENVATSTADQVNAALAGEPVANALNAPSIDESAFPRLEPYIEIAETAGKVAAQLLKGRIEEVEVTYEGDIADEDVEFVTASALKGVFEPLEWQVNAVNAPQIAEDRGVDVTESKTRQAEDFQSLVSVTVSNGDHEVTVDGTLFAGDDPRIVRVDGYRVDAIPHGKMVVTRNTDEPGVIGLIGSVMGKHGVNIAGMFNARETIGGEALTVYNVDSEVPSAAKDELESDERIIGVDYITLNGQA; encoded by the coding sequence ATGAAGGTACTCGTCACGGACCCGATCGCCGACGCGGGTCTGGACGTTCTCAGAGACGCCGGCCACGAGGTCGAAACAGGCTACGAACTGGAAGGCGAGGAACTCCTCGCGGCGGTATCGGACGCGAACGGGCTGATCGTCCGCTCGGGAACCGAAGTCACCGACGACGTGCTCGAAGCCGGCGAGGACCTCGTCATCGTCGGCCGGGCCGGCATCGGCGTCGACAACATCGACATCGAGGCCGCGACCGACGAGGGCGTCATCGTCGCCAACGCCCCCGAGGGCAACGTGCGCGCGGCCGCCGAACACACCGTCGCGATGACGTTCGCGACCGCCCGATCGATCCCGCAGGCGCACATCCGCCTGAAGAACGGCGAGTGGGCGAAAAGCGACTACCTCGGCGCGGAACTCGACGGGAAGACCCTGGGCATCGTGGGCCTCGGCCGCGTCGGCCAGGAGGTCGCCAAGAAACTCGACTCGCTCGGGATGGACATCGTCGCGTTCGACCCCTACATCTCCGAGGAACGCGCCGATCGGCTCGGCGCCGAACTCGTCGACTTCGAACCGTGCCTCGAGCGGGCCGACTTCCTGACGATCCACACGCCGCTGACCCCCGAGACGGAAGGGATGATCGGCGCGGAGGAACTCGACCTGCTGGAGGGGGGCCACCTCGTCAACGTCGGGCGCGGCGGCATCGTCCAGGAGGACGCGCTGGCGGCGAAAGTCGAGGACGGGACCCTCGCCGGCGCGGCACTGGACGTCTTCGCCGAGGAGCCGCTGCCGGCCGACTCGCCGCTGCTGGAGCACGACGACGTCATCGTCACGCCCCACCTCGGGGCCTCGACCGAAGCGGCCCAGGAGAACGTCGCCACCTCGACGGCCGACCAGGTCAACGCCGCGCTGGCCGGCGAACCCGTCGCGAACGCGCTGAACGCGCCGTCGATCGACGAGAGCGCCTTCCCCCGCCTCGAACCGTACATCGAGATCGCCGAGACCGCGGGCAAGGTCGCCGCCCAGTTGCTCAAGGGGCGCATCGAGGAAGTCGAAGTCACCTACGAGGGCGACATCGCCGACGAGGACGTCGAGTTCGTCACCGCGTCGGCGCTGAAGGGCGTCTTCGAACCGCTCGAGTGGCAGGTCAACGCCGTCAACGCGCCTCAGATCGCCGAGGACCGCGGTGTCGACGTCACCGAATCCAAGACCCGCCAGGCCGAGGACTTCCAGAGCCTCGTCTCGGTGACCGTCAGCAACGGCGATCACGAGGTTACGGTCGACGGGACCCTCTTCGCCGGCGACGACCCGCGGATCGTCCGCGTGGACGGCTACCGCGTCGACGCCATCCCCCACGGGAAGATGGTCGTCACGCGAAACACCGACGAACCCGGCGTCATCGGCCTCATCGGCTCCGTGATGGGCAAACACGGCGTCAACATCGCCGGTATGTTCAACGCCCGCGAGACGATCGGCGGCGAGGCACTGACCGTCTACAACGTCGATAGCGAGGTCCCCAGCGCCGCGAAAGACGAACTCGAATCCGACGAACGGATCATCGGCGTCGACTACATCACGCTGAACGGGCAGGCGTAG
- a CDS encoding class I SAM-dependent methyltransferase, with amino-acid sequence MDRQELRRAWDAVADDYARNRRADGEDAALIDELLEALPADATVLDVGCGDGMRTLANLTGVERIGLDLSGRQLELAAANVPGAGLVQGEMTALPLAADSIGGITAYHAVFHVPRAEHPAVYEEFARVLQPGGRLLTTVGSTGYETVRRDWLGSGRAMFFSTPGRRRTRAGLEAAGFEIVWERRVDDPLGSSVPFVMAEYRE; translated from the coding sequence ATGGACCGACAGGAACTCCGGCGGGCGTGGGATGCCGTCGCCGACGACTACGCCAGGAATCGCCGAGCCGACGGGGAAGACGCCGCGCTGATCGACGAACTGCTCGAGGCGCTCCCCGCGGACGCGACCGTCCTCGACGTCGGCTGTGGCGACGGGATGCGCACGCTCGCGAACCTCACCGGGGTCGAGCGGATCGGCCTCGACCTTTCTGGCCGTCAACTCGAGCTGGCTGCGGCGAACGTCCCCGGGGCCGGCCTCGTCCAGGGCGAGATGACGGCCCTCCCGCTCGCGGCGGACTCGATCGGCGGGATCACGGCGTACCACGCCGTCTTCCACGTGCCCAGGGCGGAGCACCCGGCGGTCTACGAGGAGTTCGCGCGCGTCCTCCAACCGGGCGGGCGACTCCTCACGACGGTCGGGTCGACGGGATACGAGACAGTTCGCCGCGACTGGCTCGGAAGTGGCCGAGCGATGTTCTTCAGCACGCCCGGCCGTCGCCGGACCCGAGCGGGGCTCGAGGCGGCCGGCTTCGAGATCGTCTGGGAGCGCCGCGTCGACGATCCGCTCGGGAGTTCGGTCCCGTTCGTGATGGCCGAATACCGGGAGTAA
- a CDS encoding cupin domain-containing protein, translating into MSAYTKANYHDVDDRNGMYFLRDELDCENMGVTVVECEPGWEGKEHDHEEEDHEEVYLLMEGEATVAVEDEEIEMNPGDAIRIAPDATHRIHNGDTESRFVLMGAP; encoded by the coding sequence ATGTCCGCCTATACCAAAGCGAACTACCACGACGTCGACGATCGGAACGGGATGTACTTCCTCCGTGACGAACTGGACTGCGAGAACATGGGCGTGACCGTCGTCGAGTGCGAGCCCGGCTGGGAAGGCAAAGAACACGACCACGAGGAGGAAGACCACGAAGAGGTCTACCTGCTGATGGAGGGCGAAGCGACGGTCGCCGTCGAAGACGAGGAGATCGAGATGAACCCGGGCGACGCGATCCGGATCGCCCCGGACGCGACCCACCGGATCCACAACGGCGACACCGAGAGTCGGTTCGTGCTGATGGGCGCACCGTGA
- the hisI gene encoding phosphoribosyl-AMP cyclohydrolase, whose amino-acid sequence MDDIAVEFGEDGLVPAIAQDAETGEVLMLAYVSPEALERTRETGRAHYYSRSRDELWEKGATSGHTQEIEDVRVDCDADTLLYLVEQEGGACHTGHRSCFYRTIEGEHVGERVFDPDAVYEE is encoded by the coding sequence ATGGACGACATCGCCGTCGAGTTCGGCGAGGACGGCCTGGTCCCCGCCATCGCACAGGACGCCGAGACGGGCGAGGTGCTGATGCTCGCCTACGTCTCCCCCGAGGCCCTCGAACGGACCCGCGAAACCGGCCGCGCACACTACTACTCCCGGAGCCGTGACGAGTTGTGGGAGAAGGGCGCGACGAGCGGCCACACGCAGGAAATCGAGGATGTCAGAGTCGACTGCGACGCCGACACCCTGCTCTACCTGGTCGAGCAGGAGGGCGGCGCGTGCCACACGGGCCACCGATCGTGTTTCTACCGGACGATCGAGGGCGAGCACGTCGGCGAGCGGGTGTTCGACCCGGACGCCGTCTACGAGGAGTAG
- a CDS encoding DUF7118 family protein — translation MSERVHRGSAEESDSTALERLESARERFARAEDAIDDEGGDTVADAADAYRDATDLLEDYVDRATGTGRENFKAYVELEGQFATLVEDLPEDLASRAAFEDALEAIDKRRLSESDFERAHDALEPAKRYADLLKEREAAREALAEARKAAGRRIRAIGDAIGDRERLLELADADLDAPVEDLRQPIETYNDAIREAFVDYRQSASAREVFAMVDRSRWYPFVEYEQPPEDLRAFVDDAPAGEETIPTLLEYADYSRSKLSHYVDDADRLKRRVATQQTYLEGIDADPLAIEWPPGPAGVLRRRTREYQPFIARVAGEETVAALRAVRQRTRDPDYDRLQTAAQAVDQLSPAERDRLADGRIADELAALRAERERLEAALGEDDPV, via the coding sequence ATGAGCGAGCGCGTCCACCGCGGATCGGCCGAGGAGAGCGATTCCACGGCGCTCGAGCGCCTCGAATCGGCCCGCGAGCGGTTCGCCCGGGCCGAAGACGCGATCGACGACGAGGGCGGCGACACCGTCGCGGACGCCGCCGACGCCTACCGGGACGCGACGGACCTGCTCGAGGACTACGTCGATCGAGCGACCGGCACCGGCCGGGAGAACTTCAAGGCCTACGTCGAACTCGAGGGGCAGTTCGCCACGCTCGTCGAGGATCTACCAGAGGACCTCGCGAGTCGGGCGGCGTTCGAGGACGCCCTCGAGGCGATCGACAAACGACGGTTGAGCGAGTCCGACTTCGAGCGGGCCCACGACGCCCTCGAGCCCGCGAAGCGGTACGCCGACCTCCTCAAGGAACGCGAGGCCGCCCGCGAGGCCCTCGCGGAGGCGCGCAAGGCGGCTGGCAGGCGGATCCGCGCGATCGGCGACGCGATCGGCGACCGCGAGCGCCTGCTGGAACTCGCGGACGCCGACCTCGACGCGCCGGTCGAGGACCTCCGCCAGCCGATCGAGACCTACAACGACGCGATCCGCGAGGCGTTCGTCGACTACCGCCAGTCCGCGTCGGCCCGGGAGGTGTTCGCGATGGTCGATCGGAGTCGGTGGTACCCCTTCGTCGAGTACGAACAGCCCCCCGAGGACCTGCGCGCGTTCGTCGACGACGCTCCCGCCGGCGAGGAGACGATCCCGACGCTCCTCGAGTACGCCGACTACTCCCGGTCGAAGCTCTCCCACTACGTCGACGACGCCGATCGGCTCAAGCGGCGGGTGGCAACCCAGCAGACCTACCTCGAGGGGATCGACGCCGACCCGCTCGCGATCGAGTGGCCGCCGGGTCCGGCCGGCGTGCTCCGGCGGCGCACGCGGGAGTACCAGCCGTTCATCGCCCGGGTCGCCGGCGAGGAAACCGTCGCGGCCCTGCGCGCGGTCCGACAGCGGACGCGCGACCCCGACTACGATCGGCTCCAGACGGCGGCCCAGGCGGTCGATCAGCTGTCGCCCGCGGAACGCGATCGGCTGGCCGACGGCCGGATCGCGGACGAACTCGCGGCCCTTCGGGCCGAACGGGAGCGACTCGAGGCTGCGCTAGGGGAAGACGATCCGGTCTGA
- a CDS encoding universal stress protein has product MTSRLLVPMDDSGPARSALEYALDRFPEDEITVVHAVDDLEAGYGGRPPAVGGEGADRDPDFFDEVERIAAERDRTIESRVIEGQAADAILEYVDEEAVDGIVMGSEGRSGVSRMLLGSVAEQVTRRADVPVTIVP; this is encoded by the coding sequence ATGACCAGTCGCCTGCTCGTCCCGATGGACGACTCCGGGCCCGCGCGATCGGCGCTCGAGTACGCCCTCGATCGGTTTCCCGAGGACGAGATCACGGTCGTCCACGCGGTCGACGACCTCGAGGCGGGGTACGGCGGCCGCCCGCCCGCGGTCGGCGGCGAGGGGGCCGATCGGGACCCCGACTTCTTCGACGAGGTCGAACGCATCGCGGCCGAGCGCGACAGGACGATCGAGTCCCGGGTGATCGAGGGGCAGGCGGCCGACGCGATCCTCGAGTACGTCGACGAGGAAGCCGTCGACGGGATCGTCATGGGCAGCGAGGGGCGATCGGGCGTCTCGCGGATGTTACTCGGGAGCGTCGCCGAACAGGTTACGCGTCGGGCGGACGTGCCGGTGACGATCGTTCCCTGA
- a CDS encoding HPP family protein, translated as MDDRTGTTLHTGLLISTTAGLAWLSGLPMLFPSLGPSAFVLALFQDSDATSPKRVIGGHAIGVAAGLLAYHLLAGGVTMTATTAPGSIEGLRLAASGVLATTLTAGGMLATDTRHPPACATTLIVSLGLLPSVPEGALIVLAVVVLVVAHRLLLATERWGARYGESLRS; from the coding sequence ATGGACGATCGGACGGGGACGACGCTCCACACCGGCCTCCTCATCTCGACGACGGCCGGCCTCGCGTGGCTGTCCGGACTGCCCATGCTCTTTCCGAGTCTCGGTCCCTCCGCGTTCGTTCTCGCGCTGTTCCAGGACAGCGACGCGACGTCCCCCAAGCGGGTGATCGGCGGCCACGCGATCGGCGTCGCGGCGGGCCTGCTGGCCTACCACCTGCTCGCCGGCGGGGTCACGATGACGGCGACGACCGCTCCGGGATCGATCGAGGGGCTGCGACTCGCCGCGAGCGGCGTCCTCGCGACGACGCTCACCGCGGGCGGGATGCTCGCGACGGACACCCGGCACCCGCCCGCGTGCGCGACGACCCTGATCGTCTCGCTCGGTCTCCTGCCGTCGGTGCCCGAGGGCGCGCTGATCGTCCTCGCCGTCGTCGTGCTCGTGGTCGCCCACCGACTCCTGCTCGCGACCGAGCGGTGGGGGGCGCGGTACGGTGAATCGCTCCGATCGTGA
- the glmM gene encoding phosphoglucosamine mutase, which yields MQVFGSSGTRGVANEELTPAFVLRVAKAAGTAWGVDRVAVARDTRHTGRMLADAAASGLASTGTDIDRLGIVPTPGAQAYAERESVPVMVITASHNPPQYNGVKLVGSDGVELAVSDLESIEETLLAETFAVAPWDETGQVREIDGVARQYVTDLLAAVDRKPIADADLTVALDPGHGAGALTSPQFFRELGCRVVTVNGQPDGHFPGRHPEPVPNNLGDLGRLVRATDADVGIAHDGDADRAIFFDENGAYVEGDATLAALAAAELESGDTTVSAVNVSQRLVDVVNEVDADLELTPIGSTNIITRIEELQTKSKRVPIAGEGNGGIFFPGYRLARDGAFTAARFLRLVAERPVSEIVAPYDGYANVRRNVEYESTAERDAMLDAAANHAQAADAELNTRDGYRLDYGDAWVLARPSGTEPLVRIYAEARDEDRAIDLAEDMYETLVDAKADA from the coding sequence ATGCAAGTCTTCGGATCGAGCGGGACGCGGGGCGTCGCCAACGAGGAACTGACGCCCGCCTTCGTCCTGCGCGTCGCGAAGGCGGCGGGAACGGCCTGGGGGGTCGATCGAGTCGCCGTCGCGCGTGATACGCGCCACACCGGGCGGATGCTGGCCGACGCGGCTGCGAGTGGACTGGCGAGCACGGGGACGGATATCGATCGCCTCGGGATCGTCCCGACGCCGGGTGCGCAGGCCTATGCCGAACGCGAATCGGTTCCCGTGATGGTGATCACGGCGTCACACAACCCGCCGCAGTACAACGGCGTCAAACTGGTCGGCAGCGACGGGGTCGAACTCGCGGTGTCGGACCTCGAGTCGATCGAGGAGACGCTGCTCGCCGAAACGTTCGCGGTCGCGCCGTGGGACGAAACGGGTCAGGTCCGCGAGATCGACGGCGTCGCGCGCCAGTACGTCACGGATCTGCTCGCGGCCGTCGACCGGAAGCCGATCGCCGACGCCGATCTGACGGTCGCGCTCGATCCGGGCCACGGCGCGGGGGCGCTGACCAGCCCCCAGTTCTTCCGGGAACTCGGCTGTCGCGTCGTCACCGTCAACGGCCAGCCCGACGGCCACTTCCCCGGCCGGCATCCGGAGCCGGTCCCGAACAACCTCGGCGATCTCGGCCGCCTCGTCCGGGCCACGGATGCGGACGTCGGCATCGCCCACGACGGCGACGCCGATCGGGCCATCTTCTTCGACGAGAACGGCGCGTACGTCGAGGGCGACGCCACCCTCGCGGCGCTCGCGGCGGCGGAACTCGAATCCGGCGACACCACCGTCTCGGCGGTCAACGTCTCCCAGCGTCTCGTCGACGTCGTGAACGAGGTCGACGCCGACCTCGAACTCACCCCGATCGGGTCGACGAACATCATCACCCGGATCGAGGAACTCCAGACGAAGAGCAAGCGGGTCCCGATCGCGGGCGAGGGCAACGGCGGGATCTTCTTCCCCGGCTACCGCCTCGCCCGAGACGGCGCGTTCACGGCGGCCCGGTTCCTCCGGCTGGTCGCCGAGCGGCCGGTCAGCGAGATCGTGGCCCCCTACGACGGCTACGCCAACGTCCGGCGCAACGTCGAGTACGAGTCGACGGCCGAGCGCGACGCGATGCTAGACGCCGCGGCCAACCACGCGCAGGCGGCCGACGCGGAACTCAACACCCGGGACGGCTACCGCCTCGATTACGGCGACGCGTGGGTGCTGGCCCGCCCCTCGGGCACCGAACCGCTCGTGCGGATCTACGCCGAAGCCCGCGACGAGGACCGGGCGATCGATCTCGCGGAGGACATGTACGAGACGCTCGTGGACGCGAAAGCCGACGCCTGA
- a CDS encoding HVO_0234 family beta-propeller protein, with protein sequence MHTIEEKRVYGDRSGAVDAYVTSSIGVVRVRVAGDAVGEFGLCDRCDARDVAATRTGDDAAVAIATDEDVRVLDGTPASESEGERADDATFVGTGFGPAVAVGYDGRALLAADADGRVARRTGDDWETLEDGAIETVTAIDGDLVGTGTGVYRVHANGLDHAGLTDVRDVSAAGIPLAATADGLYKLGNGWMAIRDEPFDVVAADPLGDRGRLGRAHAVADRTVYAHDPADDEWRAMDEPPETVVGIAYGESVYAVTERGTFCAANDGDGPGTWRSQTIGVGDVTGIAVALTE encoded by the coding sequence ATGCACACCATCGAGGAAAAGCGCGTCTACGGCGATCGATCGGGTGCGGTCGACGCCTACGTCACGAGTTCGATCGGCGTAGTTCGCGTGCGCGTCGCCGGCGACGCCGTCGGCGAATTCGGACTCTGCGATCGCTGTGACGCACGCGACGTCGCCGCCACGCGGACGGGGGACGACGCCGCCGTGGCGATCGCGACCGACGAAGACGTCCGGGTGCTGGACGGGACGCCGGCGTCCGAATCGGAAGGCGAGCGGGCCGACGACGCCACGTTCGTCGGGACCGGCTTCGGACCGGCGGTCGCCGTCGGCTACGACGGGAGAGCGCTCCTGGCGGCCGATGCGGACGGGCGGGTCGCTCGCCGGACGGGCGACGACTGGGAGACGCTCGAGGACGGTGCCATCGAGACGGTTACGGCGATCGACGGCGACCTCGTCGGCACCGGGACGGGCGTCTATCGCGTCCACGCGAACGGGCTCGATCACGCCGGGCTCACGGACGTCCGCGACGTCTCCGCGGCGGGGATCCCCCTCGCCGCGACCGCCGACGGCCTCTACAAACTCGGCAACGGCTGGATGGCGATCCGCGACGAGCCGTTCGACGTCGTGGCGGCCGACCCCCTCGGCGATCGGGGTCGGCTCGGTCGGGCACACGCAGTGGCCGATCGGACCGTGTACGCGCACGATCCGGCCGACGACGAGTGGCGGGCGATGGACGAGCCACCGGAGACCGTCGTCGGAATCGCCTACGGCGAGTCGGTCTACGCCGTCACCGAACGGGGAACGTTCTGCGCTGCGAACGACGGCGACGGCCCGGGGACGTGGCGATCGCAGACGATCGGCGTCGGCGACGTGACGGGGATCGCCGTGGCGCTGACGGAGTGA
- a CDS encoding ribose-phosphate diphosphokinase, whose protein sequence is MIVSGSTSQGLAAALARELEEPLAAVEYDRFPDGELLASVPDPDPETDRAVVVASTVSSDAHVELLQLQDAVREAGVGEVVTVLPYMGYGRQDKAFEAGQPISARAVARAISTGADRVLTVTPHEEAICEFFEPTATSVDAGGRLAEPLPDDLADPVFLSPDAGAIELAETVRDAYGTGETDYFEKIRHSGTEVEITPSDVDVTSRDVVVTDDIIATGSTMSEAVGVLQDRNVGRVFVTCVHPLLVSNAVTKLSRAGVESIYGTDTIERAVSAVSVAPAIAARL, encoded by the coding sequence ATGATCGTCAGCGGATCCACGTCGCAGGGCCTCGCCGCAGCACTCGCACGCGAACTCGAGGAACCGCTCGCGGCCGTCGAGTACGATCGGTTTCCCGATGGCGAACTGCTCGCGTCCGTGCCCGACCCGGACCCCGAGACCGATCGGGCGGTGGTCGTCGCCTCGACCGTCTCGAGCGACGCGCACGTCGAACTCCTGCAGTTGCAGGACGCCGTCCGGGAGGCGGGCGTCGGCGAGGTCGTCACGGTCCTGCCGTACATGGGCTACGGTCGCCAGGACAAAGCGTTCGAGGCGGGACAGCCCATCTCCGCACGGGCGGTCGCGCGCGCCATCTCGACCGGCGCGGACCGCGTACTCACCGTCACCCCCCACGAGGAGGCGATCTGCGAGTTCTTCGAGCCGACGGCGACCTCGGTCGACGCGGGGGGCCGGCTGGCGGAGCCGTTGCCGGACGACCTCGCGGATCCCGTCTTCCTCTCGCCGGACGCGGGGGCGATCGAACTCGCCGAGACGGTCCGGGACGCCTACGGGACGGGCGAGACGGACTACTTCGAGAAGATTCGCCACTCCGGCACAGAGGTCGAGATCACCCCGAGCGACGTCGACGTCACCAGTCGGGACGTCGTCGTCACCGACGACATCATCGCGACGGGGTCGACGATGAGCGAGGCCGTCGGTGTCCTGCAGGACCGGAACGTCGGACGGGTCTTCGTGACCTGCGTCCACCCGCTGCTCGTCAGCAACGCCGTGACGAAGCTCTCGCGGGCGGGCGTCGAGTCGATCTACGGCACCGACACGATCGAACGGGCGGTCAGCGCCGTCTCGGTCGCGCCGGCGATCGCCGCACGCCTGTAG